In Mytilus edulis chromosome 3, xbMytEdul2.2, whole genome shotgun sequence, the genomic window TTCAGTATTTGGTTCAGCATAAGAATAtgtcaaaatatacattttttccaTTCAAAGTAAAGTTCTCTAGATGAACTGTAATATGATTTATCTTGCTGTATCTTTAAGCCCatcgtttttttttatcgtatctAAGAGTTTCATGAACTATTTGATGGTAAAAAGTGTTGTTGTTTCTAATTAACTAGGGGTACCAGCAGTTATAACAATCGCTGCATATTTCCCAGATATAACCACAGACGATGTACCTATACCAAAGGCATGTAGAATTTTAGAAGAAAACGGAGCGGCTGTTGTAGGCCTTAATTGTGCAAGAGGTCCAGAAACAATGCTTCCTTTACTAAGAGAAATAAGAAAAACATGTAAAGTAAGTAACTTGGTACTCCATTAGCTACAGAACTTCATTTCAGTAATATAATCCCCTTTATGTGagctattattattattattttttgaatattaaacatattttattaacaatcacctgttacatcaaccctcagttgcccagggaagCAACTAAGGGGGTCCCACTTTTATATGTGAGCTATTAATATATTTGTGTTGCCCGATTCTTCTTGTTCTTGTTCTTGTTCTTCTTTACCGTGGAGGTACATGTAGCTGTTGGTTCACTAACCCTGTCATCCCTTTCCCTATTTATTGGATTATCTGGGTCAACAACTTTCATCATCCAATCAAATTCCGCCTAACATTGAGGAgtttcaaatcaaaagttttataCAATAATACAAACATCAGAATTTTCCAAGTTATATTGAGTAAAAATGAGACGAAAACGtttcaaaacaataaatgcaTACCAATTTAACATATGATGACACAGTGTTCACGTACCCTAGAGGAACAAGTAACAGTTTGTTTTGTTTCAAGAGGTGCTCGTAACAGTACATTCATATTCCCTGGATATACGCCCAACTATTTGTTCTGGCAGCTAATCGCAGCAGAAAACATTCCATCCCTTGCATACATTTGCATTATCTAGGTCTCGACGAAGACAATTGAGATAAAAACGTTTCAAAACGAATGCATACCAATATCTAGTCCTTTAAACATCAGGGTAATGGAATGCTATCTGTTATTTAATGGTCCTATCGACTGTGCTATGGACGTGACGCATGATTCTTTTTCAAAATGTCCAGTTTGCAGGATGCTTTAATTAGTTTGAAAGGAGAAAACTGATGACAGTTGTTATGACATAGTATGCAAATCTGTCCTTCTAAAGTTAAACCTTTTATTACTGTCCAACATATCtaattgaaaaaatatgcatatgcTACCACCGTGTTAAGTCTGATACGATAATAATTCACTCAGGGcagttaaatttcaaatatcaaacACGAGTCtcgccgagctttttaaatatgTAGGATTAAACTATGGAGAGTTgtaaaaaaatccaattgcacgaacTGTATTGGTGGAATtggtttctctaatgattttaagAAGATATAAACAATTGTTTTCCTTCTTTTCGTATCGTCTGCATAACGATGTGTTCGTTCTATTTGACGTTATCTGGCTTGGTCGCTCTTTTTCATGACATCACAATAGAGAATTTAGAAAAgaacaagaaaatttgacgtcataatcaaatcttgaccaatgaagaactgatatcagacgaaccacacgttgattgaaaaaaaaataatcttaacgTCGGAAAGGATAAACGggtaaaaagtagaaaaatagaTATATCTTGTAGGAattaaagaactgatttatttGGTCAATTAGTATTTCCAGCAGACGAGTTCATTCCGCATAGGGGATAAAGGTTCTTTCACATACGTTATTAATCAGTGACGTGTACCTCTATGGTACGTGAATAAATAGTAACCTTAGGGAACTTAAACAAATTGTTACGTGTACTTCTAGTGTACGGGAACGAACTGTTATGCATCCCTCTGGAGcacatgtacaacaatttatcATTATACGACACTTCATATGTACtgatacatgtattatacatCTGATTTACAACTCTACACATTTATTGTAGGGTCCAATTGCTGCACTGCCGGTTCCGTTCCGTTGTACTGATGAATGCAGAACATTTCAGTCTCTGAAAGATCCCAAAACAGGTAAGACCATACAAAAAAGAGGCGTGGTAATGTTTTGTTGTATTTTAACCTAtcatttattaaatcaaattaaatcgaTGAAAATGATGCTATACCCAAAAACTGTCTAACTTGGCTGAAATTGAATATGCTAAATTTTCACTCTTTTGCTGTCGACGCCCCAGGTCTCTCTTCTTTTGCATGCGATTCTGTCAGTTTTTAGTTTTAACCTAAATTTATATTCTATAAAATCTATTTCAATTGGTAACAACTGTTGCCTAAATGTTtcaattcatgttttttttattctagaaaaTCCATATATTGTGATTTAAGAATATTCCAACTTAATATTTATATGCATAGGTATTGAACAAGACATTTAAACAGCCTACCACAATTTTTACGTTTTGGAAAGTGTTTTTCATATATGCCTTCGTAAATACAGTTTATTAACATTCATGGTTTGGTAAATGGTCAGAAATACAACATAGTGCCGTCAATCTATCACAGTAAATTTAGGAGCTTTAATAATGTGATATTTTGTAAAGGTTCTCATACCTTTCACACATGATCATGCTAGGGAAATAAACGCATTGGAAATTTAAAGGCCTACCTCAATATCCGTTTAATTAGTCAGGAagactttttgaatttttaaatggaAATCAGAATTGATATCAAGCCGAAAATTAAACCAAAGATATAATGTTTTGAGTAATtggaaataatttaaatgaacTAGTAATGGCCCGTAAAAGATGAATAATAATACGCCTATTTATTAATACAGTTTGCAATTAAATTGATCttatacattcatattaacaAAAGACAATTTCGGAGTTGCTCAGACAAGAGAATATAGTACACTGAAAACACTCCAAATTTCAGGAGAACTGTTTCATATAAAagtgaagaaaacaaaatgtattgaGACTACGAACTTTGTAACTGAAGGcatgttgaaaacaaaacattacgacaaaagagataatttcagctttccaattgtgaactttccatttctaagtagcaacattccagcagcacctgcatacggggtatatatctcccaattgatacgacattcccgtgcttacatttcctatcatgattttcttgatagagggttgctgctcacaaggaagctattaaaccaagagttccaaatggtgaagttgaaatcatcccttcgtaaattttacggacgccatcacgagttggttaaccgttatggaataaccgtttcacaaatgatatcgtatatgttccttacgccgtaactacaatccccttccttttcatgaatgtgatctaccgaattagactatttaccggatttgttatcacataagcaacacgacgggtgccacatctggagcaggatctgctttccctttcaggagcacctgagatcacccctagttttttggtggggttcgtgttgtttattctttagttttctatgttgtgtcatgtgtgctgttgtttgtttgtctttttcatttttagccattgcgatgtcagtttgttttagatttatgagtttgactgtcccttgggtatctttcgtccctcttttacacatgCTATCTCATGTACGATGACAAATCTTAGAAGCATGTTTATGTCTAGAGATCTAAAATAAACTTTGTAAATAgaataaatgtaaacaaaacatatcaaagaacGCAACaattcactataaaaacaaaaccaaactaTAGTCTTTGTACGAACACCAAAATAATATcttaaactagaacacacccgtgatatcgcgggtccgtggctgaattaattttaaaagtatataactatgcgcaagccttattttgatattagtattgtcatctgaaaAAGTCATGCCAATCAGTAAAAGATacgcagttttctctgctttcaaatctttctgtttgaatccgtcgaactggaacttatcaatttttGGTAGTATTAGTTAgtttgaaaacaaaaggtcctggaatggaatattttttaatcaacagcattgtcccatatttgttataaagttgaattctttgattcgatgttttacgtcatgcccgctaacaaattgaaaactgtacctatacgccttattttaatccagatttttagtattcgtattgttatcttagaaagttttaCTGATTAAAATGCTACAATAGGTAACAGTTTGACAATCTAGTAGTGTCAGCTCTGTGAaaatgacccgtgtatatagcatattaatcctgaatacaccgtttggtggtgcgcctgtcagatgcggaacgtacaaataaggtaataggtaacaggtgaatatactattggtatcggtgtcggactcaacccggaacttcttaattattggcaatattaattacgaggaaaacaaaagggcctggagtggtgtaatttttaatctacacctttgtactatattagttatatataaagttgaattctttgattcgtcgtttttacgtgatgacggctgacaaattggacctcgtaattttagttttataaattcaGTCGCACATTAGTATgttcttattttatttaaagatttgACATCTTATTTTATAGTACAGTAAAGCTGGAGGACTTTTGTGATTTTGTGTTATTTGTTTGCAGGTAAACACCTTTACTTAAATGATTTAGAAAGCGTCAGATGTAGTTCTGCCGACATACGTCACTTTGCTCATGAGGCCAAACAGATAGGTGTGCAATACATTGGTTTATGCTGTGGAAACTTTGCCTCCTACTTTCGTGAATTAGCAGAGGTTTATGATAGAACGCCCCCTGCATCCCATTATTCACCGGATATGTCTATGAACTCCGTTTTTGGGGATGAGGAAACTGGAGTAACTAATGCCTTAGCTGTTAAGATGAAGGAATTCTCGCTAGGTATCAAGAAATAATCAAAACTAAAGTCGATctttagaaataaataatgtatGTGTGTTCAAAACAACATTATCGACAATATTGATAAGGAGAAAGTGCACCAATTTTCTGAAATTAGGACACTAATGCATGGTCATTCTCCTCTTATTTCATgcgtttccctcgattttagtttgtgacccggatttttttccttcgatttatgagttttgaacatcggtatactactgttgccttcatttaagTTAAGGCTTACTTTCagaaaattttcttaaatttgtcGGTATGCATCAATTTAAAATGTGTTCGAACTGAATAGCGTCTGAATAGTCGTAATGCAATCGTATAAAACATCGATTTTGTATTTACGTTTTTCACTACCAACTAGGCCACATATTGGATAACAGAACAAAAACGAAATCGTGTGGCTATATGATTatgttttatcattaaaacatttatgcatcaaaaacatatatttttattgatttaacaCTTAACGACAAATTTAATAACGTTTTTGCCGATACAATGTCCTCTCTTTACAAACATTTGACTTACATTGTATATGACAAGATTCAATCAGAAataattcagaaaataaaagagataaattcATTATGTGACAATTGTCAGTTATATTAGTTCAGGAGCCAAAATTGTattcaaaattttaccaaaatctgTGACAAAAGCCAATTGCTGTTATTTTACCTTAACATGTTTGTGATAACCCAGTCCTCTACTGACATGAGTATACCAACACACACACAAGAATGAACTGTAAACACCATCAGTTAGAAGAGGAGTTCACCAAATCCTATCGGTTCTGaacttaaaacaaataacaacaaaaaaaatacacaaagaactgttttatttgtattgtagtcctgtcatgtaatgttgtcattttaatgttataattgaaATTGCCATTagagcgggaggtttggcatgccacaaaaccaggttcagtcaaccattttttttcttaaaatgccccgtaccaagtcaggaaaacaGAAATGactcatcgaaacaacatctgatacacaaatttaataatattttaagatatttggatgatattttggctctcaataatgacgacttaaGTATGTATACTTGAGAAATTTATCCTGTTaccttactttaaataaagcttataTTAACAATggccactgccctttcctcgatcttaatatctatttcattaacggaaagcttaatactaaaatttatgataaaagagatgatttttcatttcctatcgttaattatccattttaagatggtgacgttcccttgtcaccaacttacagtgtttatatatctcaacacgtacgattcgctcgtgtatgaaacaacgttttagattttaacgagagaaatttatgaaaaactgaaaaattattacaccagggtttttgatatcacaaactagtcaaaacatttacaaaattttatcatcggtataaggacatcagtcgtaaatatagctcaacatgcagacttcttatacgttcaggtatttcacatttaatcttttatggaaatattctttataaagcacacaaatgtcagtattcaactgagaagctaacaaaacctttaaatagacttatttaaaagaagggatatagttacgatactgttatcaggtcattaaagattgcagagtgtaatattgattcacttatagggtctttgcatcggaactaaacacatttatttaaaaaacagttgttggcatgacacgggttatgttcttcttatacatattatgatggtatgatactaaacccctaacgggaagggttgtgcttgatattcatatgacgaagacataatctttctatCGGTTtatttgaagtctggagctggcatgtcagttaactgctagtagtctgttgttatttatgtattattgtcattttgtttattttctttggttacatcttttgatatcagactcggacttatcttgaactgaatttttatgtgcgtattgttatgcgtttacttatctacattggctagaggtataggggggttGCGATCTCATaagcatgtttaaccctgccgcatttttacgcttgtcccaagtcaggagcctctggcctttgtagtcttgtatcatttttaatttttgtttcttgtgtacaatttagagtttagtatggcgttcattatcactgacaaatgccccatttccattctcaaatttattgttatattatagttcgtttctgtgtgtgttacattttaatgttgtgtttctgttgtgacgtagttctcttatatttgatacatttccctcatttttattttgtaacccggatttgttctttttctattgatttatgaattgcgaacagcggtatactactgttgcctttatttaatagttttcacagttattgaaaaaaatatgtttcaagcATGTAGATGCGTCTACATacaaacacacaaaaagcaaCACAAAAAGCTGTTATCTATTATCGAGTACAAGCATTTGTAATGGTTTTTTAAAAACTTAATGTAATATAAGTTTTAGTATGTTCTAAATTCAGTATGAGAATGTGATTCAAATAGGTGAACATGAAAGTGACAGTTACATTTAATATCCACTTGAAGTCTTAATCTGCCAGATATTTGATTAAGGAAATTCGTGTGGTGCGACAGCAATCCTTGAAATtctatattaaatttgttttaacataTTCTAAATCATGACATTTTTAAACTGAGTGACATTTAAATCCTAACATCTGAATACAGTCTAGTTAAGTAtttctaaaatacaaataaaaactgaGCATGTTTATTAACTTCAAGataatcatgttaatatatttATACACATGACTTTTTAGTGATGTAATACATTAATTAAATTGATATATTTCATTGGTTCTTATATATACAAAACCCTAATCATTTGACTGAGATCCAATTACATGAGATCACTTAAAGGTACTTTTTGTAGCCTTTTTTGTAGAATTCTGTAAAATTATATGTATGAGATCCTGACTTTGAATACAGATTTCTTACTTTAAAAACATCTAGACAAATAGTGCTAATATGTAATAGACGAAAGTAATGTGGCagtgtttgtgttttttcattttatgtatcaagaTTTCAATGCATTTCTACGCAATTCTTTGCTTGTTATGGGTTGTACTTTTTGACTTGTTTTACTTTGAAATTGAAGACTTGTTGCATCAGATAAATTACCTTATAGAGGgtgacaaaaaatgaaagaatacgAATAACGAATACGTAAGTTTCATTTTGATTCGGTTCACATATAataatacaaacataagctcttaAGAGTTTTTGTACCCAATATAAATAACTTATACATAGCATCAAAACACAGAATATGTAGATAAGAAATATAAGCagcaattataattttaaatgcatAGAAAGCGTACAATAGAGACATGACTTTTTATTGATTCGTTTATATACTTCTTTATTTATCATCAAATGACAGTGTATTTTATGGTTTCTTTTGTTTAAAAGTATGTGATTGTGTCCTGCACAGCTTCTTCTATTGACTGATTTGACTGTATCGAAATGGAATGTTGTAAAGAAGGACCACTTCTAAACGAACCAATACTATGCGTATAGCGATTTGAACTACATACACTCATTGTACGTCTGCCTGAGAAACTTGTATATGAACCGATCGATCCATCACTTAGTCTGCCTTTAGTGAAAGATAAAGATCCATCACTTAGTCTGCCTTTAGAGAAAGATAAAGATCCATCACTTAGTCTGCCTTTAGAGAAAGATAAAGATCCATCACTAAGTCTGCCTTTTGAGAAAGATAAAGATCCATCACTAAGTCTGCCTTTTGAGGATTTCTCATGCagtttttgtcttgtttcaaacgTAGTCGGACATGTGATGTTCGAGAGAAAAACTTCACATCTGTCGTCATACGGGTATCCATTGTAGACGGACAAGGTGTCAATTTCAAGATCTGTTTCAACGAAGGGGAAATCAGATGTACAATATAACGGATCGATTGTAGAAAATATGCTTTGTCGACTTATAACTGAACAGTGCTCACTTGTTGGTGTTTTTCTGCATGAAATATCTTTGGATCTTTTTTTctcaatgtatatatttatgtccTCTGGGACTATTTGTAGTTCTTGTGATTCGGGGATAGGTTCCAGAGATAGTGGTCTCTCTGTTGATATTTGAATTGCTTTCCAAAATAATAGTAAAGACTTTCTATATTTCTTTAGAAAAATTCCCAATGAGATCGGATTGAGAATTGGAAGAATAATCCAAGAATAATGGTATATAAGTTTTTGATTGGTTAAGATGTAACCGTTAGTTAACCAGTTACCAACGCAAATATCCATTATTACAACATAGCTATATGGCAGTGCCATAAAAACAATGTGATAAAGAAGAGAGTAGACAGCTTGTTGAAGAAGTTTTCGTGTTACGCTTTGTTGAGATTTATGTATACTGTTTGTTGTTTCCAAACATTGACCtatcatattttgacttttatacACTacttttaaagtataaaaaacaagCAAAGTGGTGAGAATCACAAAGCTTAGCATTGGAAGTCCAATAATGGCTACTTGCAAAAAGTATAATGTAGCATATCTTGAAAAATCTGGTATTTCCAATGTGATCATGAGTAGAAAGATACATGAAGCAACTAAGACGATTGGAATTGGCAACCACTGTCTAATATTTGATCTCCGTACCTTAAGGTTGTTATTtggaatttttattttcttaaggACGACATATCGGGCTGTGGATAATGACAGTGACAGCCAGATGTATAGTCCACGGAACAGGAAATCAAATGGTTCTGTAAAAGTTAAAATTACATATTAACGAATGATATTTAGATTCCTGCGTTACTTTATATACCCGCTGTGAACTTTTTCATAACCTAAATAttgttgttgttaatttattataaaacgTACCAGAATGTTGTTTTAATACGACTAGTGGCATATCTATCCAGCCGTCTAGAGGTGCTCGCTGACATGTTTATGTAAACGTTTTAAGTTTCATTTGTATTTTCTGCCTAAACGTTCTTTTCTCTACGTTTACACTAAataggaaaatcacaaaaatactccaaggaaaattcaaaatggaaagtcctcaATCAAAAGGCAAATCAAATGCTTAAATACATTAAACGAAaaggtaacaactgtcatactcttgacttgttacaggcattgtttttatgtagaaaatggtggattgaaccttaagtcatgcttttttgtttcattttgcccTTTGACACATCCAGCTCTAATTTTTCTGCTTTGAACTGAACTCTGATAAATTGATTTTCGATCATAAATGAATATATTGAAAAAGAAGATAGTTATAGAACAATacattaattaatataaatatagatgCAGTTAGTGTTTTAATCGTTTGAGAACAGTTGTTTCTTCCTTAGGcatgtaaatttgtttttgtaaaactGAAAAGGTCGGGTATAAAATAAAGAAGAGAAAGATTACTTACCAAAGATAAAGTACCATTGTAATGCTATGTTATCATCTTCGCAAACCAGCACAAACATAAACTTTACAAGCGTAACCAACGCCTGACCTATCTGTGTACTACAAGCCAGTAGCAGTGTAACGTCGGTACGTTTGTCAGTACCCTTACGGGATATGTGGATAAAAGCTGCATTAAATATGACACCGATAACCTGTAGAATAACTGTCGTAACAGAAATAGATATATTGCTGATAGGTGTTGAAATTACAACGGATACGTTTGAAAAGTTTGCCATGATTGTCTGtcgtaaaataaaaacattgacttTTATACAACAACTACTAATATGGTGCTAATGGAACAACGTGCCTCttgttgttaatttaaaaaaaaagtctttggTTTGCTTAAAGGTCAtttgtttataatgtttatat contains:
- the LOC139517962 gene encoding betaine--homocysteine S-methyltransferase 1-like, which gives rise to MSMSTSDFIQRLKNGENILIAEGYLFEFGRRGYLKYGANTPEVVVEHPELVEVMHEEFVHAGSDVVEAFTYYGHREKLKIIGREDDLEKLNKTALRIARKVARKHNRLFAFGLCNSTVFVPGDEKANAKVRDMFKEQIEWAVEEGVDYIIGETFNALGEAMLALECIKEYGKGVPAVITIAAYFPDITTDDVPIPKACRILEENGAAVVGLNCARGPETMLPLLREIRKTCKGPIAALPVPFRCTDECRTFQSLKDPKTGKHLYLNDLESVRCSSADIRHFAHEAKQIGVQYIGLCCGNFASYFRELAEVYDRTPPASHYSPDMSMNSVFGDEETGVTNALAVKMKEFSLGIKK